The DNA sequence AAGATAAAGTTGTTCAATTCCTTTTATAATTACTGAATAGGAACTTAAGGAAGCAACAATAAAGTCGTTTAAAAATCGTATCATTATGCAACAATCGCGCCCTATTGTTGAAGATTGTTATTAAAAAAACCGCTAACCTTTAGTTGAATTAAAACACAATATCGAAAATTATGTTCCATATCATTTATTTATCATTAATTCAAATTCTTCTACCTCATCGTTCCATTCATCGAATTTTCAAAGTTGTTTCATTTAGAGTTCATACCAAAGATTATACGTGGTAAACTGAATCTATGATGCAATTTTGAAAGTAGGTTGTTCAATGGAATTTGTCATTTTTTTTATGATTGGAATTATAGGTAATGTAGTCGGTACATTGGTCGGAGGAGGGGGACTGATTAGCTTACCCACTATGTTACTTATGGGGTTACCCGTGCATTCAGCAATCGGTGCAAACAAGGTTTCCAATACTGTCAGTTCACTCTCAAGCTTTCTTGTCATATTTAAGAGAAAAGAAGTTTCCACAAAAGAAGCATTATTAGTCCTAATGTTTTGTCTTGGAGGAGGTATTTTAGGTGGACTCATTGCTTCCTTTTTAAGCGGAAGTACCCTAACGCTTATTGCAATCATTTTATTAAGCTTTGCATTTGTAACTTCCTTCATGAATACAGGTAATTTTGATGGAACTGAACAGTTTCATGCAAGTAAAAAATCAGGAACTGCACTAATTGGTATAGGAATGTATGACGGAATGTTTGGGCCAGGAAGCAGTACACTTGCGATGTATTTATATGCAAGCCAAAAAATTGCCTATATCCGAGCAATTGGCTTAGCAAGAGTTGGGGTTTTTGCAAGTTGCTTTGGTTCTGCCATCACTTACATATCAACGGGTAAAATTTTCTGGCCACTTACCATAGCATTAATGCTTGGATCCATTGTTGGTGCACAGTTCGGAGTAAGATTAGCTCGTAAATTAAAAACGGAACATGTAAAACCACTTCTTAGATTAGTAACAGTTCTTTTAATCGTACAAATGATTATAGATTACTTTAACTTTTAAAAGTATCTTTTTTGAGGATTCTAATTGAACTACAATTCTAACCAGACAAATAAGACGTCCATCACACTTTTGGATCGACGCCTCCTCCTTGATTTAAGATAATATTTATTGGGGTTCTAATAAAAATATTAAAATTCTATTCAACTTGTTATTCAACTCTCCTGCCCCGTTAGTAAAAAAGGCTTTACTCCTTCTTGAAGTAAAGCACCCCGTTAGTTGAATAAGAGAGATGTACTAAAGACTTTTTAATATAATGCTAATAATTGCTATTATAGAAAATACAAGACAGTATAATGACAATTTTTTAGCTTTCTGATTATATTCCTCTTTAAGTACTTTTCTTGTTTTCATTTCTTTATTGAAGTACATATACACCTTGATGGCTTCATACAAGCCCAAAACAGAAAAAATAATAAACAACAAAAAATTAATTAGTTTTAATATAGTTATTAACCCCATTGTGATATCTCCTTAATCCGTCAATAACTTCATAATAATTATAAATTATTATTGGGAAATTCGTATATATTTCTTCAACTAAACTGCCTCGTTAGTTCAATAAGAAAAGCATTAGAGTTGTTCAACTAAAGCCAACCGTTAGTTGAATAACATTAAATTTTTTTTAAAACTCAATGGGTGTGAGAAATGCACAAACAAACATTGAGCTTGGAATAGCTATTACTAATAATAATGTTTTTTTTACATTGGATATTTCGTTAAATCTCATATAAGTATCAATAATAAGTAATCCAATTACTAATTTAATTATGTTTATCAAAACCATTCTTGAAATATCCATAATATCTAAAGTATTGAATGACTTTTGAAAATATTCACTAGAAAAAATAGTCGTCATCCCGAATATAGCTATCATTACAAAGAAATACATAAAAATTTTCATATAGGTTTTCATACAATCTCCCACTCTTAATAAAACTTAGAAATAAAACATACGTCATCCCATTTTAATCTTTATTATATCGAATACGCTATATAAAAATATTTCCTTATCCTTATTCAACTAACCTGCCTCGTTAGTTGAACAAGAAAAAGGATTGCCTCAGCACCCTTCCAACTTCAACTCTTGCCTTTTTAGATAAAAAAGAAAAAAGGCGTTGATTAAACAATCTCGCCCGATTGTGGAAGCTCTTTTTCTATTGAATAGTATCGTTGTACTGCACAGTTGGAAAGTTGTTCTTTTTAAAGATAAGCGCCCTACAGATCAAAAGAGATAGTGGGTTAATCCTTTACATCTTCCTTGCCTATTTCACTAACTAGCTGCCATAACGCGTTGTTTTCTTTATTTTTCGCATTAAACCCTAATAATTTTTTCAGAGGTAACTACTTATTATGTCGTTTGTTAACTACAATCGTAATGAACTCCGGCAAATAGTTGGGCGTACATCCTTTTGCTACTATTTCATCTTTGTAAAGACCCGTTTTTTCACCAAGTTTAATACAACGTGCCCGATTCTTTTCATCAAAAACGCCTATCCAGCCTGCGGTGAAATTCATAGCCCATTGAACTTCCGGCTCTTCCTGCGTAATAGTAGCTTCTAATGAAGATAGCAAGTCTGCGGTGTTATCAGGCGGTGTTTGTCCAGTCCATCTCAATCGCCCTTGATAATACCAGAAAGCTCGCCTTTGAAGAGTAGAAGAACTATTTTCCCATGACTCCATCAATGCAATATTCTTCTTGTCTTTGGTGAGCTGATTAGCCATTAACCAATCCATTAAGTTATTTCGCTCATCAAAAGGGTGAGTCTGCATATCCTTATCAAGCTTATTTAGCACATCTTGTGAAAGAAGTTTTTTGTCCATAATTAAGGTTGCTAATAGTCTGGGCAAAAACTCTTCGGTTGACCAAAGTTCCATAGCTAATTCGTGATCTTTTTTAATGTCCTTCGCGATTTTTCGTAAGTCGCCTAGCTTAGTTTTACTATTGATCTGAGGTAGAATGTTTTCTGCTTTTGAAGAGCGTTTTATTTCTGTATCTTTTTTTTCATCCATTTTATACAACTCCTTTATTAATGCACTGTTTCATAATATGTCCTTGACGGGATATATCTAGAACTTAATTTCGTTATAAGTCTAATTGCAGTGGTTCACCTCCAAATTTTACCTTTTTTAAATATTGTAGCATATATCGTATTAAAGCTTTCTCCACCTTTGATAGAAGAGTAACCATCTTTAATATAATAATAACATTTACTTCCTTTAAATTGGATACGAAAAGAGCATTCCTTTTTAAAGAAACGCCCCCGTTAGTTGAATATTCTACAACCTAAATTTATTTATCACGTTATAAAATCAACCTTCTATTTTTTATAAATTCGAGTATCCAAAAATTAAGGTATGTAATTATTGGAATGAAAAACACCAATACTCCTATACCTAAACTACTAAATAATCCTTCTGCCTGTCTGTGAAATGTTTGAACATCTAACTTGTAAAGTAGGATTGTTGTTATTGACAAGATACGTGTATTTACGAAAAATGCAACTAACCTTGCCAGCCATTTCTTATGTTCTTCATTTTTAATAACCCATAGAAGTTTGAGTAGAAACGAATAAGGAAAATACCAAAATAATGAAAAACACTATATTTTAGCCACCTTTTTTAGAAATAAAGTTATTTTTCAGTAGTGGACTAACAGTAATTCAATGGAGCCTCATGAGATAAACCATATAGCGTATTTCTTTGTAAAGATGAATGTTTTTTGTCCCATTTACTTATTAACAACAAAAATAGTGTAATAAGCAACAAAAATTTATTGTTTATCGATAAACGACGTGGTAAAATATAATAAACAATACTTAAGAGAGGTGCTTTTCATGAAACCCAAAACACTATTTTTAAAGTTAGCTGTTGTTCTTATGGCCTTTCCAGTTCTTGCTTTATGCATCTTTTTGGTACCTGAGTTAGGTAATATTGCAGCAAAATTGCTGCCAGAGTTTGATTCGATTAAATACCTCGTTTCCATGGTTTTTGATGCATCGGCGATTCCTTTTTACTTTGCTTTGTATCAGGCGTTTAAACTTTTACGCTATATTGACAAAAATAAAGCTTTCTCACAATCATCTGTACATGCATTGAGAAATATCAAATTCTGTGCCATCACAATCAGTAGTTTGCATGCGCTACTCTTGCCGCTCTTTTATCTCTTTGCGGAGAAAGACGATGCCCCAGGTGTCATCTTTGTTGCATTGGTTGTTCCTTTTGCTTCAATAGTGATTGCAGTCTTTGCTGCTGTTCTTCAAATGCTATTAAAAAATGCCATCGTTATAAAATCAGAAAATGATTTAACGATATGAGGTGAAACCAATGGCAATTATTATCAATATTGATGTGATGTTGGCGAAAAGGAAAATGAGCGTAACTGAACTTTCTGACAAGGTCGGAATCACGATGGCGAATATTTCTATATTGAAAAATGGAAAGGCAAAAGCGATTCGATTATCAACTCTAGATGCGATTTGTAAGGCTTTAGAATGTCAGCCTGGGGATGTTTTAGAATACAAAAGTGATGAAGACATTTAAAGATAATTCCACAATTATTAGGGGAGGCATAAACGTGAACGATAATAATTTGATTATTAAAAATATATATAACCCTCATAAGCTTGAGAGAATGTTTAGAAATGACCCCAAA is a window from the Sporosarcina sp. ANT_H38 genome containing:
- a CDS encoding helix-turn-helix transcriptional regulator, encoding MAIIINIDVMLAKRKMSVTELSDKVGITMANISILKNGKAKAIRLSTLDAICKALECQPGDVLEYKSDEDI
- a CDS encoding DUF2975 domain-containing protein, translating into MKPKTLFLKLAVVLMAFPVLALCIFLVPELGNIAAKLLPEFDSIKYLVSMVFDASAIPFYFALYQAFKLLRYIDKNKAFSQSSVHALRNIKFCAITISSLHALLLPLFYLFAEKDDAPGVIFVALVVPFASIVIAVFAAVLQMLLKNAIVIKSENDLTI
- a CDS encoding DNA alkylation repair protein, whose amino-acid sequence is MDEKKDTEIKRSSKAENILPQINSKTKLGDLRKIAKDIKKDHELAMELWSTEEFLPRLLATLIMDKKLLSQDVLNKLDKDMQTHPFDERNNLMDWLMANQLTKDKKNIALMESWENSSSTLQRRAFWYYQGRLRWTGQTPPDNTADLLSSLEATITQEEPEVQWAMNFTAGWIGVFDEKNRARCIKLGEKTGLYKDEIVAKGCTPNYLPEFITIVVNKRHNK
- a CDS encoding sulfite exporter TauE/SafE family protein — protein: MEFVIFFMIGIIGNVVGTLVGGGGLISLPTMLLMGLPVHSAIGANKVSNTVSSLSSFLVIFKRKEVSTKEALLVLMFCLGGGILGGLIASFLSGSTLTLIAIILLSFAFVTSFMNTGNFDGTEQFHASKKSGTALIGIGMYDGMFGPGSSTLAMYLYASQKIAYIRAIGLARVGVFASCFGSAITYISTGKIFWPLTIALMLGSIVGAQFGVRLARKLKTEHVKPLLRLVTVLLIVQMIIDYFNF